A genomic window from Syntrophales bacterium includes:
- a CDS encoding zinc ribbon domain-containing protein, giving the protein MPAIISTGAYIPYYRLKREEIVRAWGGAQRGEKAVANFDEDSVTMAVEAGRDALHGIDRQTIDGLYFATTTAPYKEKQGAAVIASALNLKKGVFAVDFTDTLRAGTNALRAAVDAVKAGSAQRVLVVAADCRLGAPGSEFEQVFGDGAAALVIGKEGSIDLVSSYTHTSEIIDQWRLDSHAFTKKWEDRFVATQGYLANVSEAVGAFMKQQNTSLKDFNKVALYAPDARGHQEACRMLKLDIKTQVTNPMFDTVGNTGAAFALLILVAAVEEANTDDKLLLVSYGDGCDIFTFHVKEKPAMDKERRGVQGYLKAKNYLSNYEKYIRFRKLMEVESGRRRPPQVSSAVVIHRDRRMIYSLNGSECTSCGRAFFPPQRICLYCQAKDQFREISLTERKGKLFTFSKDELAQSLDPPVIVSIVDLEGNLRFYGQMTDRDPDKVELDMPLDLTFRKMGEAEGYYSYFWKCRPVR; this is encoded by the coding sequence ATGCCCGCCATTATATCAACTGGCGCTTACATACCGTATTACAGGTTAAAACGTGAAGAAATAGTTAGAGCATGGGGTGGCGCTCAAAGAGGCGAAAAAGCAGTGGCCAACTTCGATGAAGACAGCGTAACCATGGCTGTGGAAGCAGGCAGAGATGCGCTTCATGGTATAGATCGTCAAACCATTGACGGTCTCTACTTCGCTACAACCACGGCGCCCTACAAAGAGAAACAGGGGGCGGCCGTTATCGCCTCGGCTTTGAATTTAAAGAAGGGGGTATTTGCCGTAGATTTCACCGACACTTTAAGGGCCGGAACAAATGCCTTGCGAGCGGCCGTGGATGCAGTAAAAGCCGGTTCGGCACAGAGAGTCCTGGTTGTTGCTGCTGATTGCCGTCTGGGGGCGCCTGGCTCAGAATTTGAACAGGTTTTTGGCGATGGAGCCGCTGCCCTGGTAATTGGCAAGGAGGGGAGTATTGATCTTGTGTCCAGCTATACCCACACGAGTGAGATAATTGACCAGTGGCGCTTGGATAGCCATGCATTTACAAAGAAGTGGGAGGATCGTTTTGTTGCCACCCAGGGCTACCTGGCCAATGTAAGTGAAGCCGTCGGCGCTTTTATGAAACAGCAAAACACAAGTCTCAAGGATTTTAATAAGGTAGCTCTTTATGCCCCTGATGCCCGCGGGCATCAGGAGGCCTGCCGGATGTTGAAACTGGACATCAAAACCCAGGTGACCAATCCCATGTTTGACACCGTCGGCAACACCGGCGCTGCTTTTGCCCTGCTGATCCTGGTGGCGGCTGTGGAGGAGGCAAACACGGATGATAAATTACTTTTAGTGAGTTACGGTGACGGCTGTGACATCTTTACCTTCCATGTAAAGGAGAAACCGGCGATGGATAAAGAACGCCGGGGTGTCCAGGGATACCTCAAGGCGAAGAACTACCTCTCGAACTATGAGAAGTATATCCGTTTCCGTAAACTCATGGAGGTAGAAAGCGGCCGGCGCCGCCCGCCCCAGGTCTCTTCGGCTGTGGTCATCCATAGAGACCGGAGAATGATCTATAGCTTAAACGGTTCTGAGTGCACCAGTTGTGGCCGGGCCTTCTTTCCGCCGCAGAGGATCTGCCTCTACTGCCAGGCTAAAGATCAATTCAGGGAGATATCACTTACGGAGCGTAAGGGTAAGCTGTTTACCTTTTCTAAGGATGAATTGGCCCAATCCCTCGATCCACCGGTGATTGTGAGCATCGTTGATCTGGAAGGAAATCTAAGGTTCTACGGCCAGATGACCGATCGTGATCCCGACAAGGTCGAACTCGATATGCCCCTGGATCTAACCTTCAGGAAGATGGGCGAAGCGGAAGGATACTATAGCTACTTCTGGAAATGTCGGCCAGTTAGATAG